CACGCGAACGAGCAATAACGTGCCGACCGAGCATTCCTTTGGCGGGCTGGATTATCCCAGCCAGATTGCCGTGCTGCAAAGCCCCGGAATGCTGGAGTCGATCGTGCAGGAAGTGCAAAAGTCTTATCCAGACTTCAACGTGGGGATGCTGCAACGGGGGCTGACGGTGGAGCGGAAAGGGCAGACGAATACGGATATGACCAAAATTCTTCGCGTCAGCTATGTCCACTCCGACCCCGAACTGGTGGCGATGGTGCTGCGGGAAACGTCGAATCGCTATTTGCAATACAGCCTGGAAGACCGCAAGACCCGCTACAGCGAAGGCATTAAATTCGTTGAAGACCGCTTGCCAGAACTGCAAAATCGGGTGAACTCGCTGCAAGACCAACTGCAAGCGCTGCAAGAGGAATATAACCTGGTTGACCCCAAGGAGCAGGGAACACTGCTGTCGGGAGAGGTGAGCCAGATTGCGGCAGAGGCGCGGGAAACGCGCAAACTCTTGCGGGAACAGGTAACGCTGTATAACTCGCTGCGGCAACAGTTGAACCTGACCCCGGAGGAGGCGATCGCCGCGTCTGCCCTCAGCGAAGAACCGGGCTATCTGAAGCTGCAAGAGCAGATGCAGCAGCTAGAAGCCGAAATTGCCACTCAGTCGGCACAGTTTAGCGAAGAAAGCCCGATTATACTGGATCTGCGTGCAAAGCAGCGCAATCTTTCGAGCCTGATGGCGCAGGAGGCACAGCGCATCTTGGGGCAAAATCTGGGGCAGGGCACGGGCAATCCCCGCGTGCAGGCATTCCAGAACTCTGTTCGGCTCAAGCTAATCGAAGAAATGGTAGCGGCTATCAACCAGATTCGCGTGTTGCAGGCCCGCAGCGCCGAAATTGCAGGCATTCAGGCACAGGTACAAAACCGCTTTCAGGAGCTTCCTGCTGTCTCGCGGCGATACAGCGAAATCCTGCGGCAGCTTGAGATTTCCAACCGCAGCCTGGATCAACTGCTCACCCAGCGCGAAAACTTTCAGATTGAATCGGCCCAGACGGAGGTGCCGTGGGAACTGGTGTCGCCCCCGACGCTGCCGAAAGACGGGCAGGGTCGCCCGATTCCCTTTGCCAAGAGCAACCGAGAACTGCTGGGGGCGATCGGCGCTTCGATTTTGCTGGGGCTGCTGGCGGCTATCTTACTTGACCAGTTCCGCAACGTTTTCTTTAGAACAGAGGACATTCAAGACGCGATCGATCTGCCGGTCATTGGGGTGGTGCCCTACGACGCTGGCGCTGCCCATCTGCAAGCGGAGGTTCCGCCGACCGCAACGGGCGATCGCCTCGATTCTTCTCTGTTTAAGGAAGCCTTCAGTTCGCTCTATGCCAATCTCTGCTTTATGTCGGACGGTGCGCCAATTCGCTCGATCACCGTTTGCTCTGCCTCGCCCAGCGAGGGCAAAACCACGATCGCCCTGCACCTGGCCCAGGTCGTTGCCAGCATGGGCAAGCGGGTGCTGCTGGTAGACAGCAATCTCCGCCATGCCGACTTGCATCGACGGCTGCGGCTGGAGAACGAGACGGGCTTGAGCGATATGCTGCTGCGTGAGGTGCAGCCTGATGACTTGATCCAACCCACCAGCGTCCGCAATCTGTTCGCGCTGACCGCTGGGCAACCCTCGCTAGAAGCCGTCCGGCTGCTGGCATCAGAACACATGCAGACCGCCATGTTCAGGCTGCATCAGACCTACGACCTGGTGATCTACGACGCACCCCACCTGTTGGGATTGACGGATGCGGAGTTCATCTCCGCAAATACCGACGGCATTCTCATGGTGGTGAGCGTTTGTCAGGCTAAGAAATCGCACGTTATGCAAGCTCTGCAATCCCTGAGCGTCCATCGCCTACCGAGTCTAGGTGTGGTTGCCAATCATCCAAACCCCAGGGCGATCGCCTCTCTGGGCTACTACAACACCCATCCGCGCCCGCTGCGGCGACAGGCCCGCATGGTGGAGGAACCCGCCCGCGCCCTGCTGAATGGCAGTTCTGGTAGTTCCAACGGCGGTAATGGTTCTCATCATTCCAGAAGCTAGATACGGTTCAAAAAAGCTGGTTTTTTGCATGGATTAGGTGTGATTAGGCGTGGTTATTCAGAGCGTCTGCACGCATTCCAGCCCATCCCAACAGCATTCATCACGGGTTTCATATCACTGGTTCAATATCAGGCTTCGACGTTTCAACATAGGACTTTAATTGGAATCTGACTGAGATATTCAACTTCAATTCTTAGCTGCGGAGGGTGTAATGCGGATTGCGATTGTTGGTTGTGGATTCGTTGCAGACTACTATCTCAAAACCTTGCAGCGGCATCCAGAACTCAAGCTGATGGGCGTGATGGATCGCGTTCCAGAACGTGCCGAGCGCTTTTCCGAATACCATTCCGTCCCTCGGTATGACACGTTCGACGATCTGTTAAAAGATCCCGACGTGGATATTGTCCTCAATCTCACCAATCCCCGCAGCCATTACCAGGTTTCCAGAGATTGCCTGGCCGCTGGCAAACACGTCTATTCTGAAAAACCGCTGGCGATGGACATGGCAGACGCAACTGAACTGGTTGAACTGGCTGAACGTCGCGGCTTGCTAATTGCTTCAGCGCCCTGTAGCGTGCTGGGCGAAACGGCGCAGACGGTGTGGCGGGCGCTGCGGGAAAATCGCATCGGCAAGGTGCGCCTGGTCTATGCCGAAATGGACGACGGACTGGTTCACAAAATGCCCTACCAAAAATGGGTCAGCGAATCGGGCGTGCCCTGGCCCTACAAGGACGAATTTGAAGTGGGCTGCACGCTGGAACATGCAGGCTATTACGTGACGTGGCTCACGGCATTTTTTGGCCCGGCAGAATCGGTGACGGCGTTTTCCTCCTGCCTGATTCCCGACAAGGAAACGAACGTGCCGCTGGCGGTGAATGCGCCCGATTTCTCCGTTGCCTGCATCAAGTTTGCCTCTGGCGTGGTGGCGCGGCTCACCTGCGGCATTGTGGCCCCGCATGACCACGGGCTGCGAATCATTGGCGACGACGGCGTGTTGGGCATTCACGACTGCTGGTATTACGAAGATCCGGTATACATCCAGCGGATGGTGACCCTGCGCCGCAAAGCCTTTATGAGTCCAATCAAACAGCGCTACCCGCTGCTGAGAAAAGGGGGCAAACGGTTTAACTATAAGGGTTCTCAGCAGATGGACTTCGCCCGTGGCGTGGCAGAAATGGCAGCGGCGATCGCCGAAGGTCGTCCCTGTCGCCTGTCGCCCCGCTTTTCGCTGCACAACAACGAAATCGTGCTGGCGATTCAAAACGCAATGGAAACCAGCCGAACCTATCGGCTCACCACAACCTTTGAGCCAATTGCGCCAATGCCCTGGGCCAGCGATGGGGTAGAGACGAGGGAACAGCCCCAATTGGAGCCAATGTCCACGGCGAAAGTCGCAGCTTTAACATCTAGAATCCCGCAGTGAAGTCCCGTACTCGAATCTCGCACTAGAATCCCGCACTGAATTCGCACTCAGTTTCTCACGCTAAGGTTCCGCAGTAAGATCCGCACTGAATTCGCACTCAATTTCTCGCGCTAAGTTTCTGAGATGCAAACACCATCGCGCACAATTCGCTGGGGTATTTTGGGCACGGGCTATATTTCCAGGGCGTTTGCCGAGGGGCTACGGCCGCTGCCGGGGGCGCAACTGGTGGCGATCGCCTCTCGCACGCTGTCGAACGCCCAGCAGTTTGCCCGCGAGTTTGGCGTGACGAAGGCTTACGGCAGCTATGAGGAACTAGTGCAAGATGCCGAAGTAGATGTGGTTTATATCGGCACGCCCAACAGTCGCCACCACGACGACTGCCTGCTGTGTCTGGGGGCGGGCAAGCCTGTGTTGTGCGAAAAGCCCTTTGCAATGAATGCGCGAGAAGCCAGCGAGGTCATTGAGTTTGCTCGCAAGCAGCATCTCTTTTGCATGGAGGCGATGTGGATGCGCTTCTTGCCGCTGGTGCAGCGAGTCCGGCAGATGGTTCAAAGCGGGGCGATTGGCGAAGTGTGTACGCTGACGGCGGAGTTTGGCTATCCGGCTGCGTTTGACCCGTCGAGCCGCTTGTTTAACCGGGAACTGGGGGGCGGGGCGCTGCTGGATCGGGGCGTGTATCCGCTGTCGCTGGCGTACTTTTTGCTGGGGGAACCGGAGAGCGTGGTCAGTCAGGCGGCGATCGCCACCACAGGCGTTGATGAACAGTCCAGCTATTTGCTGAAATATGAGGGCGGGCAACTGGCGATGCTGTCGGCAAATCTGCGAACCTACGCCAGCAACGAAGCTGTGATTACAGGCACTCGCGGACAAATTCGCATTCATGCACCGTTTTATAAGCCGCATCAGCTCTCGGTGAGGACGTTTGCGGCAGCGGGCGATGGCTCAAGCCAAGCCTCAGGCGGGAATCGTCCGTCTAGCCTGAAACAAATCGTAGCATCCGCTGTTCGAGACAATTCCCTTCTGCAACGCCTCTATCTGCAATTCGGCGATCCGTTCCTCAAGCGACTCCGTCAGCCAACCAAAACCATCCTGGAGCCATACGCGGGGAATGGCTACGGCTATGAAGCCGCCGAGGTGATGCGGTGTCTTCGCAGCGGCGAGATCGAGAGCAGGATCATGCCACTAGACGAGACGCTGGCCATTCAAAAAGCAATGGACGAGATGCGTCGCCAGTGGGGTTTGGTGTATTCTCAAGATGAGATCTGACTTGAAATCTGACTAGGAACTTTTTCGAGATTGCGAGGGAGGGCGATCGCCCCT
The Thermoleptolyngbya sichuanensis A183 DNA segment above includes these coding regions:
- a CDS encoding GumC family protein; its protein translation is MNPENRHEPLRLESSNQLISQLLSQNSASDADEFARLMRKGLNIGTYRRSIFRNFWLTASIVGLVSSLAALRYATTPPTYLGEFQLLVEPLNTQARVVDPLAVTRTSNNVPTEHSFGGLDYPSQIAVLQSPGMLESIVQEVQKSYPDFNVGMLQRGLTVERKGQTNTDMTKILRVSYVHSDPELVAMVLRETSNRYLQYSLEDRKTRYSEGIKFVEDRLPELQNRVNSLQDQLQALQEEYNLVDPKEQGTLLSGEVSQIAAEARETRKLLREQVTLYNSLRQQLNLTPEEAIAASALSEEPGYLKLQEQMQQLEAEIATQSAQFSEESPIILDLRAKQRNLSSLMAQEAQRILGQNLGQGTGNPRVQAFQNSVRLKLIEEMVAAINQIRVLQARSAEIAGIQAQVQNRFQELPAVSRRYSEILRQLEISNRSLDQLLTQRENFQIESAQTEVPWELVSPPTLPKDGQGRPIPFAKSNRELLGAIGASILLGLLAAILLDQFRNVFFRTEDIQDAIDLPVIGVVPYDAGAAHLQAEVPPTATGDRLDSSLFKEAFSSLYANLCFMSDGAPIRSITVCSASPSEGKTTIALHLAQVVASMGKRVLLVDSNLRHADLHRRLRLENETGLSDMLLREVQPDDLIQPTSVRNLFALTAGQPSLEAVRLLASEHMQTAMFRLHQTYDLVIYDAPHLLGLTDAEFISANTDGILMVVSVCQAKKSHVMQALQSLSVHRLPSLGVVANHPNPRAIASLGYYNTHPRPLRRQARMVEEPARALLNGSSGSSNGGNGSHHSRS
- a CDS encoding Gfo/Idh/MocA family protein → MRIAIVGCGFVADYYLKTLQRHPELKLMGVMDRVPERAERFSEYHSVPRYDTFDDLLKDPDVDIVLNLTNPRSHYQVSRDCLAAGKHVYSEKPLAMDMADATELVELAERRGLLIASAPCSVLGETAQTVWRALRENRIGKVRLVYAEMDDGLVHKMPYQKWVSESGVPWPYKDEFEVGCTLEHAGYYVTWLTAFFGPAESVTAFSSCLIPDKETNVPLAVNAPDFSVACIKFASGVVARLTCGIVAPHDHGLRIIGDDGVLGIHDCWYYEDPVYIQRMVTLRRKAFMSPIKQRYPLLRKGGKRFNYKGSQQMDFARGVAEMAAAIAEGRPCRLSPRFSLHNNEIVLAIQNAMETSRTYRLTTTFEPIAPMPWASDGVETREQPQLEPMSTAKVAALTSRIPQ
- a CDS encoding Gfo/Idh/MocA family protein yields the protein MQTPSRTIRWGILGTGYISRAFAEGLRPLPGAQLVAIASRTLSNAQQFAREFGVTKAYGSYEELVQDAEVDVVYIGTPNSRHHDDCLLCLGAGKPVLCEKPFAMNAREASEVIEFARKQHLFCMEAMWMRFLPLVQRVRQMVQSGAIGEVCTLTAEFGYPAAFDPSSRLFNRELGGGALLDRGVYPLSLAYFLLGEPESVVSQAAIATTGVDEQSSYLLKYEGGQLAMLSANLRTYASNEAVITGTRGQIRIHAPFYKPHQLSVRTFAAAGDGSSQASGGNRPSSLKQIVASAVRDNSLLQRLYLQFGDPFLKRLRQPTKTILEPYAGNGYGYEAAEVMRCLRSGEIESRIMPLDETLAIQKAMDEMRRQWGLVYSQDEI